From the Myripristis murdjan chromosome 14, fMyrMur1.1, whole genome shotgun sequence genome, one window contains:
- the samsn1b gene encoding SAM domain-containing protein SAMSN-1b isoform X2: MNFFCFTLEGSTESIYEPAYSQTVKEVLPKCQCSPALLRHKLEWSGSDPCLSSDQSQTPTSKRKESSRRSYAPASALNDGSLDKDINHACWMSSSKKKGFSHQKNDQNREISNTASQDSMFTRDDRAEEPNTDRRERDLPAQSSETEAETAETESLGRLRKLHKLVQAKKGQQSGGAKGRSTSEHNAHLEDTSGDNNPVLTCIGLSKRTEKKPSKPAPSSRQPQAKEIHERPEEEGLWSPRVHSPHWSPTVCPHPWTPSFHTCHQPQTEPWVYDCDFTLPRTTEWDRFESLIAELDSKQADLSPPRVVRSITDLHISQTTRSNRFGRFDAFQQHSPLMKPQDNGSVAKQVETGDLTKSRILGRETKAVSQTVCEGTGEKLVKTLPGETSEEAERDEANKVEVGSARTFTKGHRRSSNSLESLYSLTSGQSSSSGVTSGSDCSSNRGSLRLEEDLPYTRQFCGRARVHTDFVPSPYDTESLKLKVGDVIDIIAKPPMGIWTGVLNDKIGNFKFIYVDVLPHKGPEIRQKTQTHMRRQKSRQKTLQELLQHLGLEEYSSSLRLNGYQTVDDLMRLRERHLMELNVTDPEHRHRLLAAVDSLQQAQTDSHFEDDANQEAGTPGENIKADMSNCPRDSGCHMPSDSPDNSNEDTEIHFPSIHTQPAEMQAT; encoded by the exons ATGAACTTCTTCTGCTTCACGCTG GAGGGCTCCACAGAGAGTATATATGAACCAGCCTACAGCCAAACTGTGAAGGAAGTCCTTCCTAAGTGCCAGTGCAGTCCTGCTCTCCTGAGGCATAAGCTTGAATGGAGCGGCTCTGACCCATGCCTCAGCTct GACCAATCTCAGACTCCAACAtcaaagaggaaagagagcagCAGAAG GTCATATGCACCAGCGTCAGCCTTGAACGATGGATCTTTAG ACAAAGACATTAATCACGCCTGCTGGATGTCATCCAGTAAGAAGAAAGGCTTCTCTCATCAAAAGAATGACCAGAACAGAG AGATAAGTAACACTGCCAGTCAGGACAGCATGTTCACCAGAGATGACAGAGCGGAGGAACCGAACAccgacagaagagagagagacctgccAGCTCAG AGCAGTGAAACTGAGGCTGAGACGGCAGAGACAGAGTCTCTAGGAAGACTGAGGAAGTTACATAAACTGGTGCAAGCCAAGAAGGGACAGCAGAGCGGAGGTGCTAAAGGACGGAGTACATCAGAGCATAATG CTCATTTGGAAGACACGTCAGGTGACAACAATCCAGTGCTAACGTGTATCGGCCTGAGCAAAAGGACAGAGAAGAAACCCTCTAAACCTGCCCCGTCATCACGACAGCCGCAGGCCAAAGAGATCCATGAGCGTCCAGAAGAGGAAGGACTTTGGAGCCCCAGGGTTCACAGTCCTCACTGGAGCCCGACAGTCTGTCCACACCCCTGGACGCCCTCCTTCCACACCTGCCACCAGCCTCAAACAGAGCCGTGGGTCTACGACTGCGACTTCACCTTACCTCGGACCACAGAATGGGACCGTTTTGAGAGTCTGATAGCAGAGCTGGACAGTAAACAGGCTGATCTGTCTCCGCCGCGAGTCGTCCGCTCCATCACAGATCTACACATCTCACAAACCACC CGGTCAAACAGATTTGGGAGATTTGACGCCTTCCAGCAGCATTCCCCTCTAATGAAACCGCAGGATAATGGAAGCGTGGCG aagcaggtggAGACTGGTGATCTGACCAAATCAAGGATCTTGGGGAGGGAGACAAAAGCTGTATCTCAGACTGTGTGCGAGGGGACAGGCGAGAAGCTTGTCAAGACCCTGCCAGGAGAGACG agtgaagaggcagagagagatgaagcaAACAAGGTGGAGGTCGGCAGTGCACGGACATTTACTAAAGGACACAGGCGGTCCAGTAATTCATTGGAAAGCCTCTACAGTCTCACTAGTGGACAAAGCTCCTCAA GTGGAGTCACCAGTGGGTCAGACTGTTCCAGTAACAGAGGCAGCCTGAGGCTAGAGGAGGATCTGCCATACACCAGACAATTCTGTGGCAGAGCCAGGGTCCACACAGACTTTGTGCCCAGCCCGTATGACACCGAGTCCCTCAAACTCAAG GTGGGGGATGTGATCGACATCATCGCCAAGCCCCCCATGGGAATATGGACAGGTGTGCTGAACGACAAAATAGGAAACTTTAAATTCATCTACGTGGATGTTCTACCACACAAGGGACCTGAGATACGtcagaaaacacaaacccaCATGAGAAGGCAGAAATCAAGACAAAAAACTTTACAAGAACTCTTACAGCACCTCGGTTTGGAG GAGTATTCTTCCTCTCTCCGGCTGAATGGCTACCAAACAGTAGATGACTTGATGAGGCTGAGGGAGCGTCACCTGATGGAGCTCAATGTGACTGATCCAGAGCACAGGCATCGTCTGCTTGCTGCTGTCGACTCCCTCCAGCAAGCTCAAA CCGATAGTCACTTCGAGGATGACGCAAATCAGGAGGCTGGGACCCCCGGTGAGAACATCAAGGCAGATATGAGCAACTGCCCAAGAGACTCCGGCTGCCACATGCCGTCTGACAGCCCTGATAACAGCAACGAGGACACAGAAATTCActttccatccatccacacTCAACCAGCTGAGATGCAAGCTACTTGA
- the samsn1b gene encoding SAM domain-containing protein SAMSN-1b isoform X1, whose translation MNFFCFTLEGSTESIYEPAYSQTVKEVLPKCQCSPALLRHKLEWSGSDPCLSSDQSQTPTSKRKESSRRSYAPASALNDGSLDKDINHACWMSSSKKKGFSHQKNDQNREISNTASQDSMFTRDDRAEEPNTDRRERDLPAQSSETEAETAETESLGRLRKLHKLVQAKKGQQSGGAKGRSTSEHNAHLEDTSGDNNPVLTCIGLSKRTEKKPSKPAPSSRQPQAKEIHERPEEEGLWSPRVHSPHWSPTVCPHPWTPSFHTCHQPQTEPWVYDCDFTLPRTTEWDRFESLIAELDSKQADLSPPRVVRSITDLHISQTTRSNRFGRFDAFQQHSPLMKPQDNGSVAQKQVETGDLTKSRILGRETKAVSQTVCEGTGEKLVKTLPGETSEEAERDEANKVEVGSARTFTKGHRRSSNSLESLYSLTSGQSSSSGVTSGSDCSSNRGSLRLEEDLPYTRQFCGRARVHTDFVPSPYDTESLKLKVGDVIDIIAKPPMGIWTGVLNDKIGNFKFIYVDVLPHKGPEIRQKTQTHMRRQKSRQKTLQELLQHLGLEEYSSSLRLNGYQTVDDLMRLRERHLMELNVTDPEHRHRLLAAVDSLQQAQTDSHFEDDANQEAGTPGENIKADMSNCPRDSGCHMPSDSPDNSNEDTEIHFPSIHTQPAEMQAT comes from the exons ATGAACTTCTTCTGCTTCACGCTG GAGGGCTCCACAGAGAGTATATATGAACCAGCCTACAGCCAAACTGTGAAGGAAGTCCTTCCTAAGTGCCAGTGCAGTCCTGCTCTCCTGAGGCATAAGCTTGAATGGAGCGGCTCTGACCCATGCCTCAGCTct GACCAATCTCAGACTCCAACAtcaaagaggaaagagagcagCAGAAG GTCATATGCACCAGCGTCAGCCTTGAACGATGGATCTTTAG ACAAAGACATTAATCACGCCTGCTGGATGTCATCCAGTAAGAAGAAAGGCTTCTCTCATCAAAAGAATGACCAGAACAGAG AGATAAGTAACACTGCCAGTCAGGACAGCATGTTCACCAGAGATGACAGAGCGGAGGAACCGAACAccgacagaagagagagagacctgccAGCTCAG AGCAGTGAAACTGAGGCTGAGACGGCAGAGACAGAGTCTCTAGGAAGACTGAGGAAGTTACATAAACTGGTGCAAGCCAAGAAGGGACAGCAGAGCGGAGGTGCTAAAGGACGGAGTACATCAGAGCATAATG CTCATTTGGAAGACACGTCAGGTGACAACAATCCAGTGCTAACGTGTATCGGCCTGAGCAAAAGGACAGAGAAGAAACCCTCTAAACCTGCCCCGTCATCACGACAGCCGCAGGCCAAAGAGATCCATGAGCGTCCAGAAGAGGAAGGACTTTGGAGCCCCAGGGTTCACAGTCCTCACTGGAGCCCGACAGTCTGTCCACACCCCTGGACGCCCTCCTTCCACACCTGCCACCAGCCTCAAACAGAGCCGTGGGTCTACGACTGCGACTTCACCTTACCTCGGACCACAGAATGGGACCGTTTTGAGAGTCTGATAGCAGAGCTGGACAGTAAACAGGCTGATCTGTCTCCGCCGCGAGTCGTCCGCTCCATCACAGATCTACACATCTCACAAACCACC CGGTCAAACAGATTTGGGAGATTTGACGCCTTCCAGCAGCATTCCCCTCTAATGAAACCGCAGGATAATGGAAGCGTGGCG cagaagcaggtggAGACTGGTGATCTGACCAAATCAAGGATCTTGGGGAGGGAGACAAAAGCTGTATCTCAGACTGTGTGCGAGGGGACAGGCGAGAAGCTTGTCAAGACCCTGCCAGGAGAGACG agtgaagaggcagagagagatgaagcaAACAAGGTGGAGGTCGGCAGTGCACGGACATTTACTAAAGGACACAGGCGGTCCAGTAATTCATTGGAAAGCCTCTACAGTCTCACTAGTGGACAAAGCTCCTCAA GTGGAGTCACCAGTGGGTCAGACTGTTCCAGTAACAGAGGCAGCCTGAGGCTAGAGGAGGATCTGCCATACACCAGACAATTCTGTGGCAGAGCCAGGGTCCACACAGACTTTGTGCCCAGCCCGTATGACACCGAGTCCCTCAAACTCAAG GTGGGGGATGTGATCGACATCATCGCCAAGCCCCCCATGGGAATATGGACAGGTGTGCTGAACGACAAAATAGGAAACTTTAAATTCATCTACGTGGATGTTCTACCACACAAGGGACCTGAGATACGtcagaaaacacaaacccaCATGAGAAGGCAGAAATCAAGACAAAAAACTTTACAAGAACTCTTACAGCACCTCGGTTTGGAG GAGTATTCTTCCTCTCTCCGGCTGAATGGCTACCAAACAGTAGATGACTTGATGAGGCTGAGGGAGCGTCACCTGATGGAGCTCAATGTGACTGATCCAGAGCACAGGCATCGTCTGCTTGCTGCTGTCGACTCCCTCCAGCAAGCTCAAA CCGATAGTCACTTCGAGGATGACGCAAATCAGGAGGCTGGGACCCCCGGTGAGAACATCAAGGCAGATATGAGCAACTGCCCAAGAGACTCCGGCTGCCACATGCCGTCTGACAGCCCTGATAACAGCAACGAGGACACAGAAATTCActttccatccatccacacTCAACCAGCTGAGATGCAAGCTACTTGA